In Flavobacterium sp. WV_118_3, one DNA window encodes the following:
- a CDS encoding protein-tyrosine-phosphatase: MNSYSILSDTIRLLEPEQSISWERKTVLQPLIDYIQQKVTDKQAINLIFICTHNSRRSIFSQVWAQVAAFRYGISDVYCYSGGTEATAVFPKVIETLSEQGLNTIRLSEENNPVYAIQYSDTAFPVINFSKKYNHLYNPIAGFGAIMTCSEADGGCPFIAGAERRIAITYEDPKLSDSTPEQSTVYASRSLQIATEMFYVFSMIQKPLCKLN; encoded by the coding sequence ATGAATAGTTATTCAATCCTATCCGATACCATCCGACTTTTGGAACCGGAACAATCCATTAGTTGGGAACGCAAAACCGTTTTACAACCTTTAATCGACTATATACAGCAAAAAGTAACCGATAAACAGGCTATTAACCTCATCTTTATCTGCACCCATAATTCGCGGAGAAGTATTTTTTCACAGGTATGGGCGCAAGTCGCTGCTTTCCGGTATGGTATTTCCGATGTGTACTGTTATTCGGGTGGAACCGAAGCAACTGCTGTATTTCCAAAAGTAATCGAAACCTTATCGGAACAGGGATTGAACACCATAAGGCTTTCGGAAGAAAACAATCCAGTATATGCGATACAATATAGCGATACGGCATTTCCGGTAATTAATTTTTCCAAAAAATACAACCATTTGTACAATCCGATAGCGGGATTTGGAGCCATTATGACCTGTTCGGAAGCCGATGGCGGTTGCCCGTTTATAGCCGGAGCGGAAAGACGAATTGCGATTACGTATGAAGATCCTAAACTTTCGGATTCCACACCGGAACAGTCGACCGTATATGCCAGCCGTAGTTTACAGATTGCAACAGAAATGTTTTATGTTTTTTCCATGATACAAAAACCGCTATGCAAACTAAATTAA
- a CDS encoding DUF6428 family protein, protein MKLSEIKNILPGLDTVVFQLENGTFVPEHFHVTEVGKITRHFIDCGGTIRKESVVNFQLWNADDYEHRLKPAKLLHIIQLSENKLGITDTTIEVEYQTETIGKYDLDFNGVHFILKNKQTACLANDTCGFPEAKTNPEKSCCSPESGCN, encoded by the coding sequence ATGAAACTATCAGAAATCAAAAACATTTTACCGGGACTGGATACAGTGGTATTCCAGCTTGAGAACGGCACTTTTGTACCGGAACATTTTCATGTTACTGAAGTAGGAAAGATAACCCGACACTTTATAGATTGTGGCGGAACGATCCGTAAAGAAAGTGTTGTCAATTTCCAGCTATGGAACGCCGATGATTATGAACACCGTTTAAAACCAGCAAAATTGTTGCATATCATTCAGTTGTCGGAAAATAAACTGGGTATTACGGATACAACAATCGAAGTAGAATACCAAACGGAAACCATCGGAAAATATGATCTGGATTTTAACGGTGTCCATTTTATCTTAAAAAACAAACAAACCGCTTGTCTGGCAAACGACACCTGCGGTTTTCCGGAAGCCAAAACAAACCCGGAAAAATCCTGTTGTTCGCCGGAATCCGGATGCAATTAA
- a CDS encoding metalloregulator ArsR/SmtB family transcription factor: MGITKTEIFTDNQNRLASIFKVLGHPARIAILNHIINQKACICNDLVSELGLAQATISQHLKELKNLGIIKGTIEGKSVCYCIDEKVWEVIKGELAHFFNQDVRVDKCC; this comes from the coding sequence ATGGGGATAACCAAAACAGAAATATTTACCGATAACCAAAACCGATTGGCTTCCATCTTTAAAGTTTTAGGACATCCGGCCCGAATTGCGATACTCAACCATATTATCAATCAGAAAGCCTGTATTTGCAATGATCTGGTATCCGAATTGGGTTTGGCGCAGGCTACGATTTCACAGCATTTAAAGGAATTGAAAAATCTAGGGATTATCAAAGGAACAATAGAAGGGAAGTCCGTTTGCTATTGTATTGATGAAAAAGTCTGGGAAGTAATCAAAGGTGAATTAGCACATTTCTTTAATCAGGATGTGAGGGTTGACAAATGCTGTTAA
- a CDS encoding EamA family transporter yields the protein MHFLIFSILCSVSVGILFKIARRYAVSFQQMINYNYVVAIILCYLAYQPDIHMVTSSAPWPLYSVLALLLPTVFLVLAASVRHIGIVKTDIAQRFSLIISILAAFFVFNESISPVKWIGLAIGFTAIFLVLYRNETTSGEKNNGWYPIIVLLGFGIIDVCFKLIAAYTEIPYTTSLFVVFCGALVVSTVITLYTLLVKKEKTNGKSLLFGLALGILNFGNILFYLKAHKALHDNPSTVFASMNFGVILLGTLAGTLLFKEKISRLNAIGVFLAFLAIIVITASQLYTL from the coding sequence ATGCACTTTTTAATTTTTAGTATACTTTGCAGCGTATCCGTCGGAATCCTTTTTAAAATAGCCAGGCGCTATGCGGTTTCGTTTCAGCAAATGATCAATTATAATTATGTCGTAGCCATTATTTTATGTTATCTGGCGTATCAACCCGATATCCATATGGTTACTTCCAGTGCACCATGGCCGCTATACAGTGTATTAGCGCTATTGTTACCTACGGTTTTTCTGGTTTTGGCAGCGTCGGTGCGTCATATCGGAATTGTAAAAACGGATATCGCACAGCGTTTTTCACTGATCATTTCAATTCTGGCGGCTTTTTTCGTTTTTAACGAATCGATTAGTCCGGTAAAATGGATTGGTCTGGCTATTGGTTTTACAGCCATTTTTCTGGTTTTATACCGAAATGAAACGACTTCCGGCGAAAAAAATAATGGGTGGTATCCGATAATCGTGTTATTGGGATTCGGAATTATTGACGTTTGTTTTAAGCTAATCGCCGCTTATACTGAAATTCCGTATACAACGTCGCTATTTGTGGTTTTCTGTGGCGCATTGGTGGTTTCAACAGTAATTACATTGTATACCCTTTTGGTAAAAAAAGAAAAAACAAACGGGAAAAGTCTGTTGTTTGGTTTGGCTTTAGGAATCCTTAATTTTGGAAATATATTGTTTTATCTAAAAGCACATAAAGCCTTACACGACAATCCTTCGACGGTTTTTGCTTCTATGAATTTTGGTGTAATCCTGTTAGGAACGTTAGCCGGAACGCTATTATTTAAAGAAAAAATCAGCCGACTGAATGCTATCGGGGTTTTCCTGGCTTTTCTAGCCATTATCGTAATCACGGCTTCGCAATTGTATACACTTTAA
- a CDS encoding DUF294 nucleotidyltransferase-like domain-containing protein — MKNPIAERIADFLKHYPPFTSLTYQELVAISEHISVKYLEKHQILFKVGDATHSDFYVVANGAIGLSVISDAEEFLIDKCDEGDILGLRPFFAKNNYLMTAKAREESIVYAIPIAVFQPYVANNTNVQNFLLESFASNTRNPYDKDHRGKLISENIIFDEQSATDIQYFQPIKYTKNPITASSSDIIKHIAQTMSNSRIGSVIIHDNQLPIGIITDKDLRSKIATGLFSIDTTADKIMSSPVITVPENISIAEAQMMMLKHNVGHLCVTRDGTEKSPATGIITEHDIVAAQANNPGILLKLTRRATRSKELKAVRDKLTDLIQNSIDKNIPITHITSVAAEINIALTKRAIDLAIEKMETPPPTRFAWFNLGSQGRKEQLLLTDVDNILIFEDVEAERYDDVKQYFLQLANKVIETLEKIGYEPCPQGLMANNELWCKSLTDWIKQYNTWINTPGEKGINLSTIFFDYDLIYGDVSFENSLTESIFNSTDNNQLFYAFLGTNAIKKPAPLGFFRQFLLEQDEEHKDAFDIKNRAIMPLVDAARVLTISRGIKGITNTYQRFKKLADIEEQNSDLYLECAEAFNTLTWFRTDEGLQNNSNGGYINMQELSKVDKVKLKNCFQPINDIQDLIKNRFQLTYFT, encoded by the coding sequence ATGAAAAACCCCATTGCAGAAAGAATAGCGGATTTTTTAAAACATTATCCCCCTTTTACCAGTTTAACGTACCAGGAATTAGTCGCTATTTCCGAACATATCAGTGTTAAATATCTGGAAAAACACCAGATCCTTTTTAAAGTGGGCGATGCAACCCATAGTGATTTTTATGTGGTTGCCAACGGTGCGATCGGACTATCGGTTATTTCCGATGCGGAAGAGTTCCTGATCGACAAATGCGACGAGGGCGATATTCTGGGATTGCGTCCGTTTTTTGCTAAAAACAATTACCTGATGACGGCAAAAGCCCGCGAGGAAAGTATCGTTTATGCGATTCCAATAGCAGTTTTTCAGCCGTATGTGGCCAATAATACAAATGTGCAGAATTTCCTGTTGGAGAGTTTTGCTTCCAATACGCGTAATCCATATGATAAGGACCACCGCGGAAAGTTAATCTCGGAAAATATTATTTTCGACGAACAAAGTGCTACGGATATCCAGTATTTCCAGCCTATTAAATATACCAAAAACCCGATTACAGCCAGTTCCAGCGATATTATCAAACATATTGCGCAAACGATGTCGAACAGTCGGATTGGCAGTGTAATTATTCACGATAATCAGTTGCCAATCGGAATTATAACCGATAAGGATTTACGTTCTAAAATTGCCACCGGATTGTTTTCGATCGATACAACAGCCGATAAAATCATGTCGTCTCCGGTCATTACCGTACCGGAAAACATTTCGATTGCCGAAGCGCAAATGATGATGCTAAAACACAACGTAGGTCATTTATGTGTGACCCGCGACGGAACGGAAAAAAGTCCGGCCACTGGTATTATTACCGAACACGATATTGTGGCGGCACAAGCCAACAATCCGGGAATTTTATTAAAATTAACCCGTCGGGCCACGCGTTCGAAAGAATTAAAAGCCGTTCGCGATAAATTAACCGATCTGATTCAGAATTCAATCGATAAAAATATTCCGATTACACATATTACCAGTGTCGCGGCCGAAATCAATATTGCCCTGACAAAACGAGCAATCGATCTGGCTATTGAAAAAATGGAGACACCACCTCCTACCCGTTTTGCCTGGTTTAACCTCGGAAGTCAGGGACGAAAAGAACAGTTATTACTGACCGATGTCGATAATATTCTGATTTTCGAAGATGTGGAAGCCGAACGCTATGACGATGTAAAACAATACTTTTTACAATTGGCCAATAAGGTTATCGAAACTTTAGAAAAAATCGGTTACGAACCATGTCCACAAGGACTTATGGCTAACAATGAACTTTGGTGTAAATCACTAACAGACTGGATTAAACAATACAATACCTGGATTAATACTCCAGGTGAAAAAGGAATTAATCTCAGCACTATTTTCTTTGATTACGATCTGATTTATGGTGATGTTTCTTTTGAAAATTCTTTAACCGAAAGCATTTTTAACAGCACCGATAACAACCAGTTATTCTATGCTTTTTTAGGAACCAATGCCATAAAAAAACCCGCTCCATTGGGGTTCTTCCGTCAATTTTTACTGGAACAGGACGAAGAACACAAAGATGCTTTTGATATTAAAAACAGAGCCATCATGCCACTGGTCGACGCCGCACGTGTGTTAACCATTAGTCGTGGCATCAAAGGAATTACCAATACGTATCAACGTTTTAAAAAACTGGCGGATATCGAAGAACAAAATTCCGATTTGTATCTGGAATGTGCTGAGGCCTTTAATACGTTAACCTGGTTCCGAACCGACGAAGGCTTGCAAAATAATTCCAACGGCGGTTATATCAACATGCAGGAACTTTCGAAAGTGGATAAGGTAAAACTTAAAAACTGCTTTCAACCGATAAACGACATACAGGATTTGATTAAAAACCGCTTTCAATTGACCTATTTCACATAA
- a CDS encoding 3'-5' exonuclease, with product MVLDWLTGKDIPQFWKQYLAHFDKEEQNGPKRYIVFDTETTGLDWKDDVILSIGAISVINDEIKVGDFFEAFLKQDVFNPENAILTGILKEGKEEKIIEAEAIIRFLDFIKDATLVGHNINFDVEMINQALKRLNLGKLKNTILDVDVMYQKFKNLPEDKHHNLDELCDIFKIKKSDRHTASGDAYIIALLFLKLKRKLKL from the coding sequence ATGGTATTAGACTGGCTTACAGGAAAAGACATCCCGCAATTTTGGAAACAATATCTGGCCCATTTTGACAAAGAAGAACAAAACGGACCGAAACGCTATATTGTTTTTGATACCGAAACGACCGGTTTGGACTGGAAAGACGATGTTATTCTTTCTATTGGTGCCATTTCGGTGATCAATGATGAAATAAAAGTAGGCGATTTTTTTGAAGCTTTTTTGAAACAGGATGTCTTTAATCCCGAAAATGCTATCCTGACCGGAATTTTAAAAGAAGGTAAAGAAGAAAAGATTATCGAAGCAGAAGCCATCATCCGTTTCCTTGATTTTATAAAAGATGCCACTCTGGTAGGACATAACATCAATTTTGATGTCGAAATGATCAATCAGGCACTGAAGCGTTTGAATCTTGGTAAACTTAAAAACACCATACTGGATGTGGATGTAATGTACCAAAAATTTAAAAACCTTCCGGAAGATAAACACCACAATCTGGATGAACTATGCGATATTTTTAAAATTAAAAAAAGCGATCGTCATACGGCTTCCGGTGACGCGTATATTATTGCTTTATTGTTTTTAAAGCTAAAACGGAAATTAAAATTATAA